A genomic region of Vitis vinifera cultivar Pinot Noir 40024 chromosome 7, ASM3070453v1 contains the following coding sequences:
- the LOC100854440 gene encoding small ribosomal subunit protein eS8: MGISRDSMHKRRATGGKKKAWRKKRKYELGRQPANTKLSSNKTVRRVRVRGGNVKWRALRLDTGNYSWGSEAVTRKTRILDVVYNASNNELVRTQTLVKSAIVQVDAAPFKQWYLQHYGVDIGRKKKAAAKKETTEEGEAPVEETKKSSHVLRKLEKRQADRKLDPHIEEQFSSGRLLACISSRPGQCGRADGYILEGKELEFYTRKIQRKKGKGAGAAA, translated from the exons ATGG GAATTTCTCGTGATTCCATGCACAAGAGGCGCGCCACTGGTGGCAAGAAGAAGGCTTGGAGGAAGAAGCGCAA GTATGAACTTGGTCGCCAGCCAGCAAACACTAAGCTCTCAAGCAACAAAACAGTAAGGAGAGTACGTGTTAGAGGAGGCAATGTGAAATGGAGGGCCCTTAGATTGGACACTGGGAATTACTCGTGGGGTAGCGAGGCTGTCACTCGTAAAACTCGTATTCTTGATGTCGTTTACAATGCTTCAAACAATGAACTTGTCAGGACGCAAACTCTAGTGAAGAGTGCAATTGTTCAGGTGGATGCAGCCCCATTTAAGCAGTGGTACCTCCAGCATTATGGTGTAGATATTGGTAGGAAGAAGAAGGCAGCAGCTAAGAAGGAAACTACTGAG GAGGGAGAAGCTCCAGTTGAGGAAACTAAGAAGAGCAGCCATGTCCTGAGGAAGCTTGAGAAGCGTCAAGCGGATCGTAAACTTGATCCCCACATTGAGGAGCAGTTCAGTTCTGGTAGGTTGCTGGCCTGCATTTCCTCTCGTCCCGGTCAATGTGGCAGAGCCGACGG ATACATTTTGGAAGGCAAGGAGCTGGAGTTCTACACGAGGAAGATTCAGAGGAAGAAAGGCAAGGGTGCTGGTGCCGCGGCTTAA